One window of the Oncorhynchus keta strain PuntledgeMale-10-30-2019 chromosome 31, Oket_V2, whole genome shotgun sequence genome contains the following:
- the LOC118364305 gene encoding protein FAM110B-like yields MKPLTPIGSPSPLRLLNKGPDYLRRQMEGGGQGRSISAVERLEADKAKYVKSQQVINTKQEPVLVPCTPPPPHRRPLTVPGSLTPRLPPRRSSAPFPTLTGPLKVRDENENDDSRKENRRTSVDVEARNRSNANKVTPPSPRTPRTPPSVPLVAPHSAPILRRSTGKRMLRPDSLVIYRQKKECKSLPSGGVILGNSNMEIKGYNFVRRLFQGSMREKSGGGDGDTQKMVISEEKALSRDGDSHMSWTNDKDTVDGGQGGPGSRRSSKTDHERSPLPSPGFSCTPERTKNGVSCVSNGTTNGTRNGNGITKGNNVSDHTDNEADIWKRVPPPPPPRRRSGLQRSKSDLLPRCSVALSDQEHFFDYCGLDLDMVDRLGPENFLGGASDVDTLSLVLRSIGGGCGGSEPSEFSRHSGEAGLFQEEVAEKLTTGVSIIERNARVIKWLYSCKNAAQEGPKESTV; encoded by the coding sequence ATGAAACCGCTAACACCCATTGGATCCCCCTCACCTCTGAGGCTCCTCAACAAGGGCCCGGACTACCTGCGTAGGCAGATGGAGGGTGGGGGCCAGGGCCGATCTATCAGCGCTGTAGAGAGACTAGAGGCAGACAAGGCCAAGTACGTTAAGAGCCAGCAGGTCATTAACACCAAACAGGAGCCCGTCCTGGTGCCCtgcacaccacctcctccacaccgTCGTCCCCTCACCGTGCCTGGGAGTCTCACCCCACGGCTGCCACCCCGCCGTTCCTCTGCCCCTTTCCCCACCCTGACCGGCCCCCTCAAAGTACGAGACGAGAACGAGAATGATGACTCGAGGAAGGAGAATCGGAGGACGTCGGTGGATGTGGAAGCACGGAACAGGAGTAACGCCAACAAGGTGACCCCACCCAGCCCCAGGACCCCCAGGACTCCACCCTCCGTACCCCTGGTAGCCCCTCATAGTGCCCCCATCCTGAGGAGGAGCACCGGTAAGCGCATGCTGCGGCCTGACTCCCTGGTCATCTACCGGCAGAAGAAAGAGTGTAAAAGCCTGCCTAGTGGTGGCGTCATACTGGGGAACTCCAACATGGAGATAAAGGGGTACAACTTTGTCCGCCGCCTCTTCCAGGGCTCCATGCGggagaagagtggcgggggcgatGGGGACACCCAGAAGATGGTGATCAGCGAGGAGAAAGCTCTGTCGCGGGATGGTGACTCACACATGTCCTGGACCAATGACAAGGACACAGTGGACGGGGGACAGGGAGGGCCGGGTAGCCGGAGATCCAGTAAGACGGACCACGAGCGCTCACCGCTGCCCAGCCCTGGCTTCAGCTGTACACCGGAGCGGACTAAGAATGGTGTTAGCTGTGTTAGCAATGGCACCACCAATGGTACCAGAAATGGCAATGGCATCACCAAGGGCAACAACGTGAGTGACCACACTGACAACGAGGCGGACATCTGGAAACGGgtgccgccaccaccaccaccgcggCGGCGTTCAGGACTACAACGCTCCAAGTCAGATCTGCTTCCGCGATGCTCAGTGGCGTTGTCTGACCAGGAGCATTTCTTTGACTACTGCGGGCTGGACCTGGACATGGTGGACCGGCTGGGGCCTGAGAACTTCCTGGGTGGGGCCAGCGACGTAGACACGCTCTCGTTGGTGCTGAGGAGCATAGGGGGAGGGTGCGGTGGCTCGGAGCCCAGCGAGTTCTCCCGCCACTCAGGAGAGGCGGGGCTTTTCCAGGAGGAGGTGGCCGAGAAGCTGACCACGGGGGTGTCAATCATCGAGAGGAACGCCCGTGTCATCAAATGGCTCTACAGCTGCAAGAACGCAGCACAGGAGGGGCCCAAAGAGTCCACTGTTTAG